Proteins encoded by one window of Primulina huaijiensis isolate GDHJ02 chromosome 1, ASM1229523v2, whole genome shotgun sequence:
- the LOC140982423 gene encoding probable receptor-like serine/threonine-protein kinase At5g57670, producing MKYIRTASLRRLFSYKESSKDSIFAAQQNQPTVSQSFQKPTWKCFSYEEIFAATDGFSPENMAGRGGYAEVYRGVLEDGEAIAVKRLSKTSNDERKEKEFLSEIGTLGHVSHPNVTSLLGCCLDNGLYLVFQFSSKGSVSSLLHDEKLPVMDWKTRHKIAVGTARGLHYLHKRCPRRIIHRDIKASNILLTADFEPQISDFGLAKWLPSQWSHHSIVPIEGTFGHLAPEYFMHGVVDEKTDVFAFGVFVLELISGKKPVDNSHQSLHSWAKPILSQGNTKDVIDPRLVDDYNEIQLNKLAYAASLCIRASSIWRPTMSEVLKIILSEEEIDKEKWKTSKEEEDREELWGFEDLECGSDSSFSTSPRDSVSIGSSNYNKKINPTMIVIDMYKINTKYPNKGKV from the exons ATGAAATACATACGTACAGCCAGCCTGAGGCGCCTGTTCTCCTACAAGGAGTCCTCCAAAGATTCCATTTTTGCTGCGCAGCAAAATCAACCCACCGTTTCACAGTCATTTCAGAAGCCCACTTGGAAATGCTTTTCCTACGAAGAAATCTTTGCTGCCACCGATGGGTTCTCCCCAG agaATATGGCGGGGAGAGGGGGATATGCTGAGGTTTACAGAGGAGTTTTGGAAGATGGGGAAGCAATTGCTGTGAAAAGGTTGTCGAAAACGTCGAATGACGAGAGAAAAGAGAAGGAATTCTTGAGTGAGATTGGGACATTGGGGCATGTTTCGCATCCAAATGTTACTTCGCTTCTTGGTTGCTGTCTTGATAATGGCCTCTATCTTGTTTTCCAGTTCTCTTCAAAGGGCTCTGTTTCTTCTCTTCTACATG ATGAGAAATTGCCAGTAATGGACTGGAAAACAAGACATAAAATTGCAGTTGGAACAGCTAGGGGCCTACATTACTTGCATAAGAGGTGTCCCAGAAGAATAATTCATAGGGACATCAAGgcatcaaatattttattgacaGCAGATTTTGAACCGCAG ATATCTGATTTTGGGTTGGCGAAATGGCTCCCTTCTCAATGGAGTCATCATTCAATAGTTCCAATCGAAGGAACTTTTGG ACATTTAGCACCGGAGTATTTTATGCATGGAGTCGTAGATGAAAAGACCGATGTATTTGCATTTGGAGTGTTCGTACTTGAGCTTATTTCTGGAAAGAAACCTGTGGATAACTCTCATCAAAGTTTGCATAGTTGG GCAAAACCAATATTAAGCCAAGGAAATACGAAAGATGTGATTGATCCGAGGCTTGTAGATGATTACAATGAAATACAGCTTAATAAGCTTGCATATGCAGCATCTCTATGCATTCGAGCCTCTTCTATCTGGCGCCCTACGATGAGTGAG gtgttgaaaataattttatcggAGGAAGAAATTGACAAGGAAAAATGGAAAACGTCGAAGGAAGAGGAAGATCGCGAAGAACTTTGGGGTTTTGAGGATCTTGAATGTGGATCCGATAGTTCATTCTCAACCTCACCGAGAGACTCCGTCTCAATTGGGAGCTctaattacaataaaaaaataaatcctaCAATGATAGTAATtgacatgtataaaataaatacaaaatatccaaataaaGGTAAAGTTTGA